A genomic stretch from Candidatus Thiothrix anitrata includes:
- a CDS encoding tetratricopeptide repeat protein: MSQADALIFEISKKSFDTSVLLNSHKLPVVVEFMAVWSEPCIHLEASLVALAKEFAGQFIFAKVDMDEQPELIKEYAVKNVPTLKVFRGGEVVRTEEGLLETDELRQLLKTFGVFRKSDEMRMQARQQHLAGDTIAAVNLLTQAIQQDPSNTRVAMDMVQIMLDIGQLEPAKSLFNRLPDSAKQTDTGRSLIGQLTFQDFASKTAGKDTLLQRVTVNPADYDAHFDLAICLVAEHQYHEAMEHLFNIFNTAPDYKGGAVKEMIINLINMLMPNEPEMAKAFRRRLGGALS, encoded by the coding sequence ATGAGCCAAGCAGACGCTTTGATCTTTGAAATCTCCAAAAAAAGTTTCGACACCTCCGTGCTGTTGAACTCACACAAGCTGCCCGTGGTGGTTGAATTCATGGCGGTGTGGTCGGAACCCTGCATTCATCTTGAAGCGTCCTTGGTCGCGTTGGCAAAGGAGTTTGCCGGGCAATTCATCTTTGCCAAGGTGGATATGGATGAGCAGCCTGAGTTGATTAAGGAATACGCTGTAAAAAATGTTCCCACGCTGAAGGTTTTCAGGGGTGGTGAAGTCGTGCGCACCGAAGAAGGCTTGCTGGAAACCGATGAGTTGCGCCAGTTGTTGAAGACGTTCGGGGTATTCCGGAAAAGTGACGAAATGCGGATGCAGGCACGTCAGCAACACCTAGCAGGCGACACGATCGCGGCGGTCAACCTGCTAACCCAGGCTATCCAGCAAGACCCTTCCAATACCCGCGTGGCGATGGACATGGTGCAAATCATGCTCGACATCGGGCAACTGGAACCTGCCAAATCGCTGTTCAACCGCCTGCCGGACAGTGCCAAGCAAACGGATACCGGACGCTCACTGATCGGGCAACTGACATTCCAAGATTTTGCCAGCAAAACCGCCGGGAAAGACACGCTGCTACAACGTGTTACCGTCAATCCGGCGGATTATGACGCCCATTTTGACCTCGCCATCTGTCTGGTTGCCGAACACCAGTACCATGAAGCGATGGAACACCTGTTCAACATTTTCAATACCGCACCAGACTATAAGGGTGGTGCTGTCAAAGAAATGATCATCAACCTAATCAACATGCTGATGCCCAATGAACCAGAAATGGCAAAGGCATTTCGCCGCCGCTTAGGCGGGGCACTTTCATAA
- a CDS encoding FtsK/SpoIIIE family DNA translocase: MASKVTLNPKKRLAVQQASIIIFLGIASVIMLALLTYDSRDPGPFNINPNPTEIFNVAERPGAWLADFLFGLMGYFAYGLPVVLVVMGLVSFRVGPQMKNPNNPVGGVNDLISAGGAILLLLSGSGLAHLLFEGHNSYGGGGLLGQLVGNLVAESFLGLYGAALLLMSLFLGGLTLVTDISWAKVAEKVGDEVLKLFDKAQEVKTSGVDTQSGLLGKVSGALGTSKDYLKTSKASLDKASGWVSRAASGLSGGRTDPVLDEGVDVVDLETKSESSGTALGVPAFANRDQVADKVKNAKPQAVIAADIVDAVEDDDLRRVVDELPRMGGKGSMLVLPRLTLLNPPPKERVTQSKERLNELSGKLVEALGHYGVPDVKVVAQDPGPVITRFELELPDGTKASKISGLSSDLARNMCVSSVRVVEVIPGRPTIGIEIPNDRRDVVTISEMIGSSAYKKNASPLCLVLGKDIAGNPMVVDLARMPHLLVAGTTGSGKSVFINAVLMSLLYKATPEEVRMIMIDPKMLELSSYEDIPHLLAPVVTDMKHAANALRWCVAEMERRYLLMSKLKVRNIAGFNEKIREAEDRGDVIMDPLFDPLTAVDGHPLPLKTLPYIVVIVDEFADMMMVVGKKVEELIARLAQKARASGIHLILATQRPSVDVITGLIKANIPTRIAFQVSTKIDSRTILDQGGAEQLLGYGDMLYMPPGTSLPLRVHGALVTDREVEDVANYLKLQGEPDYIADVLADTTSSSDAIPGLEPLGEREGEADPLFDEAVAVVTESRRASISYLQRRLKVGYNRAARMIEDMETAGVVSAVLSNGSRDVLAPAPVKD, encoded by the coding sequence TTGGCAAGCAAAGTTACACTCAACCCGAAGAAACGCCTTGCAGTACAGCAAGCGTCAATCATCATTTTCTTAGGCATTGCGTCAGTTATTATGTTGGCATTGCTGACCTATGATTCACGTGATCCGGGGCCTTTTAATATCAATCCGAATCCTACGGAAATTTTCAATGTTGCCGAGCGTCCGGGCGCGTGGCTGGCTGATTTCTTATTTGGATTAATGGGTTATTTTGCCTACGGTTTACCCGTGGTGCTGGTGGTGATGGGTTTGGTTTCATTCCGGGTTGGTCCGCAGATGAAAAACCCGAATAATCCGGTTGGCGGCGTGAACGATTTGATCAGTGCGGGCGGGGCAATTTTATTGTTGTTATCGGGTAGCGGTTTGGCTCATTTACTGTTCGAGGGGCATAACAGCTACGGTGGTGGCGGTTTGTTGGGGCAGTTAGTGGGTAATCTGGTGGCTGAATCGTTTCTGGGCTTATACGGTGCGGCTTTGTTGTTAATGTCCCTATTTTTGGGTGGTTTAACTTTAGTTACGGATATTTCATGGGCAAAGGTGGCTGAAAAAGTTGGCGATGAAGTACTGAAACTGTTTGATAAAGCTCAGGAGGTTAAAACATCAGGTGTGGATACTCAGTCAGGTTTGCTGGGTAAGGTATCTGGTGCATTGGGAACCAGTAAAGATTATCTGAAAACCAGCAAAGCTTCGCTGGATAAAGCTTCGGGATGGGTGAGCCGTGCGGCGAGTGGTTTGAGTGGTGGGCGCACTGATCCGGTGTTGGATGAGGGGGTGGATGTCGTCGATTTGGAAACTAAGTCTGAATCTAGTGGAACCGCATTGGGCGTACCTGCATTTGCTAACCGTGATCAGGTCGCTGATAAGGTCAAGAATGCAAAACCGCAAGCCGTGATTGCCGCTGATATTGTGGATGCAGTTGAGGACGATGATTTGCGCCGTGTGGTAGATGAGTTGCCGCGCATGGGTGGAAAAGGCAGTATGTTGGTATTGCCTCGCCTGACTTTGTTGAATCCACCGCCGAAAGAGCGCGTTACCCAATCCAAGGAACGCCTGAACGAACTCTCAGGGAAACTGGTTGAAGCCTTGGGGCATTACGGTGTACCGGATGTTAAAGTGGTGGCGCAAGACCCTGGCCCAGTGATTACTCGTTTCGAGCTGGAATTGCCGGATGGTACTAAAGCGTCCAAAATTTCCGGTTTGTCATCGGATTTGGCGCGGAATATGTGCGTTTCCAGCGTGCGCGTGGTGGAGGTGATTCCGGGTCGCCCCACGATTGGGATTGAGATACCGAATGATCGCCGCGACGTGGTGACGATCAGTGAAATGATTGGTTCGTCGGCTTACAAGAAAAACGCTTCCCCCTTGTGTCTGGTATTGGGTAAGGACATTGCAGGCAATCCGATGGTGGTGGATTTGGCGCGGATGCCGCATTTGTTGGTAGCAGGTACGACAGGTTCGGGTAAATCGGTGTTCATCAATGCGGTGTTAATGAGCTTGCTGTATAAAGCCACACCCGAAGAAGTGCGCATGATTATGATTGACCCGAAAATGCTCGAATTGAGCAGTTACGAGGACATTCCGCACCTGTTGGCTCCGGTGGTGACTGACATGAAGCACGCTGCCAATGCATTACGCTGGTGTGTGGCGGAAATGGAGCGGCGTTACCTGCTGATGTCGAAATTGAAAGTGCGTAATATTGCCGGTTTCAACGAGAAAATCCGTGAAGCGGAAGACCGTGGTGATGTGATTATGGATCCGCTGTTTGATCCGTTAACCGCTGTTGACGGGCATCCGTTACCGCTGAAAACCTTGCCTTACATTGTGGTAATCGTTGACGAATTCGCCGACATGATGATGGTCGTCGGTAAGAAGGTCGAAGAACTGATTGCACGTTTGGCACAAAAAGCGCGGGCATCGGGGATACATTTGATTTTAGCCACGCAACGCCCGTCGGTGGATGTGATTACGGGTTTGATTAAGGCGAATATTCCGACCCGGATTGCGTTTCAGGTGTCGACAAAAATCGACTCGCGTACCATTTTGGATCAAGGTGGCGCGGAACAATTGCTGGGTTACGGCGATATGCTGTATATGCCGCCGGGAACCTCGTTGCCATTGCGGGTACACGGTGCGCTGGTGACAGACCGCGAAGTGGAAGATGTGGCGAATTACCTCAAGCTGCAAGGGGAACCGGATTACATTGCGGATGTCTTAGCTGATACAACGTCTTCATCCGATGCGATACCCGGATTGGAGCCGCTGGGCGAGCGCGAAGGTGAAGCTGATCCATTGTTTGATGAAGCGGTGGCAGTGGTGACTGAATCGCGACGTGCGTCGATCTCCTATTTGCAACGCCGTTTAAAAGTGGGTTACAACCGTGCGGCACGCATGATAGAAGACATGGAAACAGCAGGTGTGGTGAGCGCGGTACTCAGTAACGGAAGTCGTGATGTGCTTGCTCCCGCACCAGTAAAGGATTAA
- the aat gene encoding leucyl/phenylalanyl-tRNA--protein transferase, protein MTRSLSLTLLNNHWSEEPFPPVDQAWEEPNGLLAVGGDLSVKRLLNAYRNGIFPWFGPREPIYWWSPSPRTVLFPQHIRITRSLRKSLRNKGYRISFDTCFSEVVQACAAPRSYTNGTWITNEMHTAYCRLHAADVAHSVEVWNSAGELVGGLYGVSVGGIFSGESMFSREPDASKIALVALAYHLQRWGFRVIDCQIENPHLMSMGAENIPREDYLALLRANAQHQPPRAWVTDTHMDLSRWEPLIL, encoded by the coding sequence TTGACCCGCTCTCTCAGCCTAACCCTGCTGAACAATCACTGGTCGGAAGAACCCTTCCCGCCAGTTGATCAAGCGTGGGAAGAGCCTAACGGATTACTCGCTGTTGGCGGTGATTTGAGCGTTAAACGTCTGCTCAATGCTTACCGCAATGGCATTTTCCCTTGGTTCGGGCCGCGTGAACCGATCTATTGGTGGTCGCCTTCACCGCGTACCGTATTGTTTCCGCAGCACATCCGCATTACCCGCAGTTTGCGCAAATCGCTGCGTAACAAAGGTTATCGCATCAGCTTTGACACCTGTTTCAGCGAAGTGGTGCAAGCGTGTGCTGCACCGCGCAGTTACACCAACGGAACTTGGATTACTAACGAAATGCACACCGCGTATTGTCGCTTACACGCAGCGGACGTTGCGCATTCGGTTGAGGTGTGGAACTCGGCGGGTGAATTGGTCGGGGGCTTGTATGGGGTCAGTGTTGGAGGGATTTTCAGCGGTGAATCCATGTTTAGCCGTGAACCTGATGCCTCGAAAATCGCCTTGGTCGCCCTTGCCTATCACCTGCAACGCTGGGGATTTCGGGTGATTGATTGCCAAATCGAAAACCCGCACCTGATGAGCATGGGCGCAGAAAATATCCCGCGTGAAGACTATCTGGCTCTGCTGCGAGCCAATGCCCAGCATCAACCACCGCGTGCCTGGGTAACCGATACGCACATGGATTTATCACGTTGGGAACCACTAATTCTGTAA
- the trxB gene encoding thioredoxin-disulfide reductase — protein sequence MNTPKHCRLLILGSGPAGYTAAVYAARANLNPVLVTGLQQGGQLMTTTEVDNWPGDNEGVMGPSLMERMQKHAERFNTEIIFDHIDSVDLQNRPFTLTGDSGTYTCDALIIATGASAMYLGLDSEEKFKGRGVSACATCDGFFYRNQRVAVIGGGNTAVEEALYLANIASEVVLVHRRDSLRSEKILQDHLFAKAEEGKVKLMWNHTLDEVLGDKSGVTGIRIKHTTTDETQDIELHGIFVAIGHKPNTDIFNGQLDMHNGYLKVKSGTEGNATQTSIEGVFAAGDVMDHVYRQAITSAGTGCMAALDAEKYLDQLAKQGH from the coding sequence ATGAATACACCGAAACATTGCCGTTTACTGATTCTAGGTTCAGGCCCTGCGGGTTATACCGCTGCGGTCTATGCAGCACGCGCCAACCTCAACCCCGTTCTCGTCACCGGCCTGCAACAAGGCGGGCAATTAATGACGACCACCGAAGTCGACAACTGGCCGGGTGATAATGAGGGTGTCATGGGGCCATCACTGATGGAACGGATGCAAAAACACGCGGAACGCTTCAACACCGAAATCATTTTCGATCACATCGACAGCGTTGACCTGCAAAACCGCCCGTTCACCCTCACTGGTGACAGCGGCACTTACACCTGTGATGCGCTGATTATAGCAACGGGTGCCTCCGCCATGTATTTAGGTTTGGATTCCGAAGAAAAATTCAAAGGCCGTGGAGTATCTGCCTGCGCCACATGCGACGGTTTCTTTTACCGTAATCAACGGGTCGCAGTCATTGGCGGTGGCAATACAGCTGTTGAAGAAGCCCTGTATCTGGCTAATATTGCCTCTGAAGTAGTATTAGTCCACCGTCGTGACAGCTTACGCTCTGAAAAAATCCTGCAAGACCATTTGTTCGCAAAAGCCGAAGAAGGCAAAGTCAAACTCATGTGGAATCACACCCTAGATGAAGTCCTCGGCGACAAAAGCGGCGTAACTGGGATACGTATTAAACACACCACCACCGATGAAACACAAGATATTGAACTACATGGCATTTTCGTAGCAATCGGACACAAACCAAACACTGACATTTTCAACGGGCAGTTGGACATGCACAATGGCTACCTCAAAGTGAAAAGCGGCACAGAAGGTAACGCCACCCAAACCAGTATTGAAGGCGTGTTTGCCGCTGGTGATGTCATGGATCACGTTTACCGCCAAGCCATTACCTCCGCAGGTACAGGCTGTATGGCGGCATTGGATGCAGAAAAATACCTCGACCAATTGGCAAAACAAGGTCACTAA
- a CDS encoding class I SAM-dependent methyltransferase, with amino-acid sequence MPNYYFHTDNAKQALDAIAAGLPLVRLSTDLNLSEQDFALNDQSLVLDADNRLSIDTLKSIVKKTQRIYLCRDGAMTPLEDRSTGYYKLVPTAGAPLLEISGVKMHISKGTDPFTSASAMAQQAVRKGDKVLDCCSGLGYAAIAAHRLGASEVLSIELSPAVMGLRALNPWSNDLKQAGIVQHQGSSYELINTLPAASFDSVIHDPPRFSLAGELYSEEFYREIFRVLRREGRLFHYTGNPHVVKKGSSFVDGVIHRLKAAGFKNVQKVEHLMGVSAQKYL; translated from the coding sequence ATGCCCAACTACTACTTTCATACCGACAATGCCAAACAAGCGTTGGATGCTATCGCCGCAGGGCTTCCCCTCGTCCGGCTTTCCACCGACCTGAATCTTTCCGAACAAGATTTTGCCCTAAATGATCAAAGTCTAGTGCTCGACGCAGACAATCGACTCTCCATCGACACCCTCAAAAGCATCGTCAAAAAGACCCAGCGAATCTACCTCTGTCGCGATGGCGCAATGACTCCCTTGGAAGACCGTAGCACAGGCTACTACAAGCTCGTTCCCACCGCTGGCGCACCGTTGCTAGAAATTAGCGGTGTCAAAATGCACATCTCCAAAGGAACCGACCCTTTTACGAGTGCTTCCGCGATGGCTCAACAAGCCGTGCGCAAAGGTGACAAAGTGCTGGATTGCTGTAGCGGCTTAGGCTACGCCGCCATCGCTGCCCACCGCCTAGGCGCAAGCGAAGTCCTCAGCATCGAACTAAGCCCAGCGGTCATGGGGTTACGTGCGCTAAACCCTTGGTCAAACGACTTGAAACAAGCAGGAATCGTGCAACACCAAGGCAGCAGCTACGAACTAATAAACACCCTGCCTGCGGCTTCGTTTGATTCGGTCATTCACGACCCCCCGCGTTTTTCCCTCGCCGGAGAGCTATACAGCGAAGAATTCTACCGCGAAATCTTCCGAGTGCTACGCCGCGAGGGGCGACTCTTTCACTACACTGGCAACCCACACGTCGTCAAAAAAGGCAGCAGCTTTGTCGATGGCGTTATCCACCGCCTCAAAGCGGCAGGCTTCAAAAACGTGCAAAAAGTCGAACACCTGATGGGAGTCAGTGCGCAGAAATATCTGTGA
- the lolA gene encoding outer membrane lipoprotein chaperone LolA → MKTKFAKTLLVLLMAGLTSNVWAGGREKLNEFFTQVDTMQSSFTQQVVDDKGKVRQSSSGTVFLSRPGKFRWEYTAPDKHQIVADGKNVWVYDVELDQVTVKPMKQALSAAPVGLLLQKQAAEKQFAVAEMEAEGSNLEWFRLTPHKKDSDFTSMDLGMSNAGIQEMILNDKFGQMTYIKFQGLRTNGGIDASKFSFTPPRGADVIGNPA, encoded by the coding sequence ATGAAAACAAAGTTTGCGAAAACACTACTGGTGTTGTTGATGGCTGGGTTGACAAGTAATGTTTGGGCGGGGGGGCGTGAAAAGCTTAATGAGTTTTTTACCCAAGTTGACACCATGCAGTCCAGTTTTACCCAGCAAGTCGTGGATGACAAAGGCAAGGTACGTCAATCATCCAGCGGTACTGTTTTCTTGTCGCGCCCCGGTAAATTCCGTTGGGAATATACAGCCCCGGATAAGCATCAAATCGTGGCGGATGGCAAGAATGTCTGGGTTTACGATGTTGAGCTGGATCAAGTCACCGTAAAGCCGATGAAGCAGGCACTATCAGCCGCGCCAGTAGGTTTGTTGTTGCAAAAGCAAGCGGCTGAAAAACAGTTCGCCGTAGCGGAGATGGAAGCGGAGGGCAGCAATCTGGAGTGGTTTCGTTTAACGCCGCACAAAAAAGACTCCGATTTTACCTCGATGGATTTGGGCATGAGTAATGCAGGCATTCAGGAAATGATTCTCAATGATAAATTTGGGCAGATGACCTACATTAAGTTCCAAGGCTTGCGTACTAATGGCGGCATTGATGCGTCAAAGTTTAGTTTCACACCGCCACGAGGGGCGGATGTGATTGGCAATCCGGCTTGA
- a CDS encoding HopJ type III effector protein — MNLDTLLNQLKTQPSSLDFATVIATIEAHYTYTPQTFSNGVGDDCVISPAGTNEGSCKVFAFGQLHELSEQQTLACFGEHYRKVLATPEDSDHANIRSFMRHGWVGIRLEGEALRAKT, encoded by the coding sequence ATGAATCTGGATACTTTACTCAACCAACTGAAAACCCAACCGAGTTCTCTCGATTTCGCGACGGTGATCGCCACCATTGAGGCGCATTACACCTACACGCCGCAAACATTCAGCAATGGTGTGGGTGATGATTGCGTCATCAGCCCGGCGGGTACCAACGAGGGTTCGTGCAAAGTGTTTGCCTTTGGGCAATTGCACGAGCTTTCTGAGCAGCAAACCCTAGCGTGTTTCGGTGAACATTATCGTAAGGTTTTGGCAACACCAGAAGACTCTGATCATGCCAATATTCGTAGCTTCATGCGGCATGGCTGGGTCGGTATCAGACTTGAAGGTGAAGCGTTACG
- a CDS encoding replication-associated recombination protein A, which translates to MRPATLDEYAGQSHLLAVGKPLRRAIEESRPHSMLFWGPPGTGKTTLARLITHYWNAEFLTLSAVLAGVKDIRAAVEVARDNRQQRGRATVLFVDEVHRFNKAQQDAFLPHIEDGTLLFIGATTENPSFELNNALLSRVRTYVLRPLTPEAIVGVLQRALHNREHGLGEQGLQVGDEVLNALAQAADGDARRALNWLEQAADLAEATPAGAALSIASVQEVVGGNLRRFDKGGDLFYEQISALHKSVRGTDPDAALYWLCRMLDGGCDPLYIARRVVRMATEDIGNADPRGLTLALNAWDTYERLGSPEGHLAIAQAVVYLACAPKSNAVYTAFKQAMSDAQQSGSLDVPMHLRNAPTALMKTLDYGKGYRYAHDEQDAYVHGENYFPEALKGRRYYEPVARGLEIKIREKLAALRANPVKANT; encoded by the coding sequence ATGCGCCCGGCGACTTTAGACGAGTACGCTGGGCAGTCTCACCTCCTTGCCGTTGGCAAACCGCTACGGCGAGCGATTGAAGAATCCCGCCCGCACTCCATGCTGTTTTGGGGGCCACCGGGAACCGGAAAAACCACCCTCGCACGTTTAATTACCCATTATTGGAATGCCGAATTTTTGACGCTTTCGGCGGTATTAGCCGGTGTTAAAGACATTCGTGCGGCGGTAGAGGTTGCCCGTGATAATCGCCAGCAACGGGGCAGGGCGACGGTACTATTCGTAGATGAAGTTCACCGTTTCAATAAAGCCCAGCAGGATGCTTTTCTGCCGCACATTGAAGATGGCACGCTGTTGTTTATTGGCGCGACTACCGAAAATCCTTCGTTTGAACTCAATAATGCCTTGTTGTCACGGGTGCGAACTTATGTGTTACGCCCGTTAACCCCAGAAGCGATTGTCGGGGTGTTGCAACGTGCGCTGCATAATCGTGAACACGGTTTGGGTGAGCAAGGCTTGCAGGTGGGTGATGAAGTGCTGAATGCGTTGGCACAAGCCGCCGATGGTGATGCGCGGCGTGCGCTCAATTGGTTGGAACAAGCCGCCGATTTGGCTGAAGCAACGCCCGCCGGTGCGGCATTGAGTATCGCCAGCGTGCAGGAAGTGGTGGGCGGTAACTTACGGCGTTTCGATAAGGGCGGCGATTTGTTTTACGAGCAGATTTCCGCTTTGCATAAATCGGTGCGCGGGACTGACCCGGATGCGGCGTTGTATTGGCTGTGTCGGATGTTGGATGGCGGTTGTGACCCCTTATACATTGCGCGGCGCGTGGTGCGCATGGCAACAGAAGACATTGGCAATGCTGACCCGCGTGGTTTAACGCTTGCATTGAATGCGTGGGATACTTACGAACGCCTCGGCAGCCCAGAAGGGCATTTGGCCATTGCACAAGCGGTGGTTTATTTGGCGTGTGCGCCGAAAAGTAACGCGGTCTATACCGCTTTCAAACAGGCGATGAGTGACGCGCAACAATCCGGTTCATTGGATGTGCCCATGCATTTGCGCAATGCACCGACCGCCTTAATGAAAACCTTGGATTACGGCAAAGGTTATCGTTATGCACATGATGAGCAGGATGCTTACGTGCACGGTGAAAACTATTTTCCAGAGGCTTTAAAGGGGCGGCGTTATTACGAACCTGTAGCGCGTGGCTTGGAAATCAAAATACGTGAAAAACTGGCTGCATTACGCGCTAATCCTGTAAAGGCGAACACATAA